A single Gambusia affinis linkage group LG22, SWU_Gaff_1.0, whole genome shotgun sequence DNA region contains:
- the LOC122825573 gene encoding heterogeneous nuclear ribonucleoprotein Q isoform X5, translating to MMSADLATDHVNGNGTEEPMETMATVTRSEHFQALLDAGLSQKVAEKLDELYVAGLVAHSDLDERALEALKEFNEDGALQVLVQFKESDLSHVQNKSAFLCGVMKTYRQREKQGTKVSPASKGPDEARIRELLDRTSYTLDVTTGQRKYGGPPPDAVYAGPQPTVGTEIFVGKIPRDLFEDELVPLFEKAGPIWDLRLMMDPLSSLNRGYAFVTFCAKDSAQEAVKLCNNFEIRPGKHIGVCISVANNRLFVGSIPKSKTKEQIVEEFSKVTEGLSDVILYHQPDDKKKNRGFCFLEYEDHKTAAQARRRLMSGKVKVWGNLVTVEWADPIEDPDPEVMAKVKVLFVRNLANGVTEEILEKSFSQFGKLERVKKLKDYAFVHFEERDGAVKALEELNGTELEGEPIEIVFAKPPDQKRKERKAQRQAAKSQMYDDYYYYSPQPHMPPPSRGRGRGGRGGYGFPQDYYSYDDYYDYYGYDYHNYRGGYDDPYYGYDDFQAPGRGRGGGRGLRGGASPVRSRGGAGAPRGRAGFSQRGVGPGPGRGGRGPRGGVVAARGRGGQEKGPEVAADESL from the exons ATTTCCAGGCTCTGCTGGACGCCGGCCTGTCGCAGAAAGTAGCTGAGAAGCTGGACGAGCTTTATGTAGCAG GCCTGGTGGCTCACAGCGACCTGGACGAGCGCGCCCTGGAGGCTCTGAAGGAGTTCAACGAAGACGGGGCGctgcaggttctggtccagttcaaGGAGAGCGACCTGTCCCACGTTCAG AATAAAAGTGCCTTCCTGTGCGGGGTGATGAAGACGTACCGGCAGCGGGAGAAGCAGGGCACCAAAGTGTCTCCGGCCTCCAAAGGTCCGGATGAGGCGCGGATCCGGGAGCTGCTGGACAGAACCAGCTACACACTGGACGTCACCACGGGCCAGAGGAAGTACGGCGGCCCACCGCCGGACGCCGTCTACGCCGGGCCGCAGCCCACAGTGGGAACCGAG ATCTTCGTGGGGAAGATTCCCCGCGATCTGTTCGAAGACGAGTTGGTTCCTCTCTTCGAGAAGGCCGGGCCCATCTGGGACCTGCGGCTGATGATGGACCCGCTCAGCAGCCTGAACCGCGGCTACGCCTTCGTCACTTTCTGCGCCAAAGACTCCGCCCAGGAGGCGGTGAAGCTG TGCAATAACTTTGAGATTCGGCCCGGCAAACACATCGGCGTCTGCATATCTGTGGCCAACAACAGGCTGTTTGTCGGCTCCATACCCAAAAGCAAAACCAAGGAGCAGATCGTGGAGGAGTTTTCTAAGGTCACAG AGGGTCTCAGTGATGTCATCCTCTACCACCAACCTGACGACAAGAAGAAGAACCGCGGTTTCTGCTTCCTGGAGTATGAAGACCACAAAACGGCGGCGCAGGCCCGGCGCCGGCTCATGAGCGGAAAGGTCAAGGTCTGGGGCAACCTGGTGACGGTGGAGTGGGCCGATCCCATCGAGGACCCCGACCCGGAAGTTATGGCCAAG GTGAAGGTCCTGTTTGTGAGGAACCTGGCCAACGGCGTCACAGAGGAGATCCTGGAGAAATCCTTCAGCCAATTTGGGAAGCTGGAGCGAGTGAAGAAGCTCAAAGATTACGCCTTCGTCCACTTCGAGGAGCGGGACGGAGCCGTGAAG GCGCTGGAGGAGCTGAACGGGACGGAGCTGGAGGGAGAGCCCATCGAAATAGTTTTTGCCAAACCGCCTGATCAGAAAAGGAAGGAGAGGAAAGCACAGAGACAAGCTGCCAAGTCCCAAAT GTATGATGATTATTACTACTACTCGCCGCAGCCCCACATGCCCCCCCCCTCCAGGGGGCGGGGCCGCGGCGGCCGGGGGGGCTACGGCTTCCCCCAGGACTACTACAGCTACGACGACTACTACGACTACTATGGCTACGACTACCACAACTACCGCGGCGGCTACGACGACCCCTACTACGGCTACGACGACTTCCAGGCCCCGGGCCGGGGGCGGGGCGGCGGCCGGGGCCTGAGGGGCGGAGCCTCGCCGGTCAGAAGTCGAGGCGGTGCCGGGGCGCCCCGAGGCCGGGCCGGCTTCTCGCAGCGCGGCGTCGGGCCCGGGCCGGGCCGCGGCGGGCGCGGACCAAGAGGAGGCGTGGTGGCGGCACGCGGGCGCGGCGGG CAGGAAAAAGGGCCGGAGGTCGCCGCTGACGAGTCGCTGTGA
- the LOC122825573 gene encoding heterogeneous nuclear ribonucleoprotein Q isoform X6, with translation MMSADLATDHVNGNGTEEPMETMATVTRSEHFQALLDAGLSQKVAEKLDELYVAGLVAHSDLDERALEALKEFNEDGALQVLVQFKESDLSHVQNKSAFLCGVMKTYRQREKQGTKVSPASKGPDEARIRELLDRTSYTLDVTTGQRKYGGPPPDAVYAGPQPTVGTEIFVGKIPRDLFEDELVPLFEKAGPIWDLRLMMDPLSSLNRGYAFVTFCAKDSAQEAVKLCNNFEIRPGKHIGVCISVANNRLFVGSIPKSKTKEQIVEEFSKVTEGLSDVILYHQPDDKKKNRGFCFLEYEDHKTAAQARRRLMSGKVKVWGNLVTVEWADPIEDPDPEVMAKVKVLFVRNLANGVTEEILEKSFSQFGKLERVKKLKDYAFVHFEERDGAVKALEELNGTELEGEPIEIVFAKPPDQKRKERKAQRQAAKSQMYDDYYYYSPQPHMPPPSRGRGRGGRGGYGFPQDYYSYDDYYDYYGYDYHNYRGGYDDPYYGYDDFQAPGRGRGGGRGLRGGASPVRSRGGAGAPRGRAGFSQRGVGPGPGRGGRGPRGGVVAARGRGGEKGPEVAADESL, from the exons ATTTCCAGGCTCTGCTGGACGCCGGCCTGTCGCAGAAAGTAGCTGAGAAGCTGGACGAGCTTTATGTAGCAG GCCTGGTGGCTCACAGCGACCTGGACGAGCGCGCCCTGGAGGCTCTGAAGGAGTTCAACGAAGACGGGGCGctgcaggttctggtccagttcaaGGAGAGCGACCTGTCCCACGTTCAG AATAAAAGTGCCTTCCTGTGCGGGGTGATGAAGACGTACCGGCAGCGGGAGAAGCAGGGCACCAAAGTGTCTCCGGCCTCCAAAGGTCCGGATGAGGCGCGGATCCGGGAGCTGCTGGACAGAACCAGCTACACACTGGACGTCACCACGGGCCAGAGGAAGTACGGCGGCCCACCGCCGGACGCCGTCTACGCCGGGCCGCAGCCCACAGTGGGAACCGAG ATCTTCGTGGGGAAGATTCCCCGCGATCTGTTCGAAGACGAGTTGGTTCCTCTCTTCGAGAAGGCCGGGCCCATCTGGGACCTGCGGCTGATGATGGACCCGCTCAGCAGCCTGAACCGCGGCTACGCCTTCGTCACTTTCTGCGCCAAAGACTCCGCCCAGGAGGCGGTGAAGCTG TGCAATAACTTTGAGATTCGGCCCGGCAAACACATCGGCGTCTGCATATCTGTGGCCAACAACAGGCTGTTTGTCGGCTCCATACCCAAAAGCAAAACCAAGGAGCAGATCGTGGAGGAGTTTTCTAAGGTCACAG AGGGTCTCAGTGATGTCATCCTCTACCACCAACCTGACGACAAGAAGAAGAACCGCGGTTTCTGCTTCCTGGAGTATGAAGACCACAAAACGGCGGCGCAGGCCCGGCGCCGGCTCATGAGCGGAAAGGTCAAGGTCTGGGGCAACCTGGTGACGGTGGAGTGGGCCGATCCCATCGAGGACCCCGACCCGGAAGTTATGGCCAAG GTGAAGGTCCTGTTTGTGAGGAACCTGGCCAACGGCGTCACAGAGGAGATCCTGGAGAAATCCTTCAGCCAATTTGGGAAGCTGGAGCGAGTGAAGAAGCTCAAAGATTACGCCTTCGTCCACTTCGAGGAGCGGGACGGAGCCGTGAAG GCGCTGGAGGAGCTGAACGGGACGGAGCTGGAGGGAGAGCCCATCGAAATAGTTTTTGCCAAACCGCCTGATCAGAAAAGGAAGGAGAGGAAAGCACAGAGACAAGCTGCCAAGTCCCAAAT GTATGATGATTATTACTACTACTCGCCGCAGCCCCACATGCCCCCCCCCTCCAGGGGGCGGGGCCGCGGCGGCCGGGGGGGCTACGGCTTCCCCCAGGACTACTACAGCTACGACGACTACTACGACTACTATGGCTACGACTACCACAACTACCGCGGCGGCTACGACGACCCCTACTACGGCTACGACGACTTCCAGGCCCCGGGCCGGGGGCGGGGCGGCGGCCGGGGCCTGAGGGGCGGAGCCTCGCCGGTCAGAAGTCGAGGCGGTGCCGGGGCGCCCCGAGGCCGGGCCGGCTTCTCGCAGCGCGGCGTCGGGCCCGGGCCGGGCCGCGGCGGGCGCGGACCAAGAGGAGGCGTGGTGGCGGCACGCGGGCGCGGCGGG GAAAAAGGGCCGGAGGTCGCCGCTGACGAGTCGCTGTGA
- the LOC122825573 gene encoding heterogeneous nuclear ribonucleoprotein Q isoform X1, giving the protein MMSADLATDHVNGNGTEEPMETMATVTRSEHFQALLDAGLSQKVAEKLDELYVAGLVAHSDLDERALEALKEFNEDGALQVLVQFKESDLSHVQNKSAFLCGVMKTYRQREKQGTKVSPASKGPDEARIRELLDRTSYTLDVTTGQRKYGGPPPDAVYAGPQPTVGTEIFVGKIPRDLFEDELVPLFEKAGPIWDLRLMMDPLSSLNRGYAFVTFCAKDSAQEAVKLCNNFEIRPGKHIGVCISVANNRLFVGSIPKSKTKEQIVEEFSKVTEGLSDVILYHQPDDKKKNRGFCFLEYEDHKTAAQARRRLMSGKVKVWGNLVTVEWADPIEDPDPEVMAKVKVLFVRNLANGVTEEILEKSFSQFGKLERVKKLKDYAFVHFEERDGAVKALEELNGTELEGEPIEIVFAKPPDQKRKERKAQRQAAKSQMYDDYYYYSPQPHMPPPSRGRGRGGRGGYGFPQDYYSYDDYYDYYGYDYHNYRGGYDDPYYGYDDFQAPGRGRGGGRGLRGGASPVRSRGGAGAPRGRAGFSQRGVGPGPGRGGRGPRGGVVAARGRGGVRGARGGRGGNVGGKRKADGYSQPDSKRRQTNNQNWGSQPIAQQPLHGGDHAGNYSGYKSDNQEFYQDSFGQQWK; this is encoded by the exons ATTTCCAGGCTCTGCTGGACGCCGGCCTGTCGCAGAAAGTAGCTGAGAAGCTGGACGAGCTTTATGTAGCAG GCCTGGTGGCTCACAGCGACCTGGACGAGCGCGCCCTGGAGGCTCTGAAGGAGTTCAACGAAGACGGGGCGctgcaggttctggtccagttcaaGGAGAGCGACCTGTCCCACGTTCAG AATAAAAGTGCCTTCCTGTGCGGGGTGATGAAGACGTACCGGCAGCGGGAGAAGCAGGGCACCAAAGTGTCTCCGGCCTCCAAAGGTCCGGATGAGGCGCGGATCCGGGAGCTGCTGGACAGAACCAGCTACACACTGGACGTCACCACGGGCCAGAGGAAGTACGGCGGCCCACCGCCGGACGCCGTCTACGCCGGGCCGCAGCCCACAGTGGGAACCGAG ATCTTCGTGGGGAAGATTCCCCGCGATCTGTTCGAAGACGAGTTGGTTCCTCTCTTCGAGAAGGCCGGGCCCATCTGGGACCTGCGGCTGATGATGGACCCGCTCAGCAGCCTGAACCGCGGCTACGCCTTCGTCACTTTCTGCGCCAAAGACTCCGCCCAGGAGGCGGTGAAGCTG TGCAATAACTTTGAGATTCGGCCCGGCAAACACATCGGCGTCTGCATATCTGTGGCCAACAACAGGCTGTTTGTCGGCTCCATACCCAAAAGCAAAACCAAGGAGCAGATCGTGGAGGAGTTTTCTAAGGTCACAG AGGGTCTCAGTGATGTCATCCTCTACCACCAACCTGACGACAAGAAGAAGAACCGCGGTTTCTGCTTCCTGGAGTATGAAGACCACAAAACGGCGGCGCAGGCCCGGCGCCGGCTCATGAGCGGAAAGGTCAAGGTCTGGGGCAACCTGGTGACGGTGGAGTGGGCCGATCCCATCGAGGACCCCGACCCGGAAGTTATGGCCAAG GTGAAGGTCCTGTTTGTGAGGAACCTGGCCAACGGCGTCACAGAGGAGATCCTGGAGAAATCCTTCAGCCAATTTGGGAAGCTGGAGCGAGTGAAGAAGCTCAAAGATTACGCCTTCGTCCACTTCGAGGAGCGGGACGGAGCCGTGAAG GCGCTGGAGGAGCTGAACGGGACGGAGCTGGAGGGAGAGCCCATCGAAATAGTTTTTGCCAAACCGCCTGATCAGAAAAGGAAGGAGAGGAAAGCACAGAGACAAGCTGCCAAGTCCCAAAT GTATGATGATTATTACTACTACTCGCCGCAGCCCCACATGCCCCCCCCCTCCAGGGGGCGGGGCCGCGGCGGCCGGGGGGGCTACGGCTTCCCCCAGGACTACTACAGCTACGACGACTACTACGACTACTATGGCTACGACTACCACAACTACCGCGGCGGCTACGACGACCCCTACTACGGCTACGACGACTTCCAGGCCCCGGGCCGGGGGCGGGGCGGCGGCCGGGGCCTGAGGGGCGGAGCCTCGCCGGTCAGAAGTCGAGGCGGTGCCGGGGCGCCCCGAGGCCGGGCCGGCTTCTCGCAGCGCGGCGTCGGGCCCGGGCCGGGCCGCGGCGGGCGCGGACCAAGAGGAGGCGTGGTGGCGGCACGCGGGCGCGGCGGGGTACGTGGTGCGCGGGGCGGCCGCGGTGGAAATGTGGGAGGAAAGCGGAAAGCTGACGGCTACAGCCAGCCAGATTCCAAGCGCCGCCAGACCAATAATCAGAACTGGGGCTCCCAACCCATTGCTCAGCAGCCGCTCCACGGCGGGGACCATGCTGGTAACTATTCCGGGTACAAATCTGACAACCAGGAATTTTATCAGGATTCTTTTGGGCAGCAGTGGAAGTga
- the LOC122825573 gene encoding heterogeneous nuclear ribonucleoprotein Q isoform X3: MMSADLATDHVNGNGTEEPMETMATVTRSEHFQALLDAGLSQKVAEKLDELYVAGLVAHSDLDERALEALKEFNEDGALQVLVQFKESDLSHVQNKSAFLCGVMKTYRQREKQGTKVSPASKGPDEARIRELLDRTSYTLDVTTGQRKYGGPPPDAVYAGPQPTVGTEIFVGKIPRDLFEDELVPLFEKAGPIWDLRLMMDPLSSLNRGYAFVTFCAKDSAQEAVKLCNNFEIRPGKHIGVCISVANNRLFVGSIPKSKTKEQIVEEFSKVTEGLSDVILYHQPDDKKKNRGFCFLEYEDHKTAAQARRRLMSGKVKVWGNLVTVEWADPIEDPDPEVMAKVKVLFVRNLANGVTEEILEKSFSQFGKLERVKKLKDYAFVHFEERDGAVKALEELNGTELEGEPIEIVFAKPPDQKRKERKAQRQAAKSQMYDDYYYYSPQPHMPPPSRGRGRGGRGGYGFPQDYYSYDDYYDYYGYDYHNYRGGYDDPYYGYDDFQAPGRGRGGGRGLRGGASPVRSRGGAGAPRGRAGFSQRGVGPGPGRGGRGPRGGVVAARGRGGVRGARGGRGGNVGGKRKADGYSQPDSKRRQTNNQNWGSQPIAQQPLHGGDHAAGKRAGGRR, translated from the exons ATTTCCAGGCTCTGCTGGACGCCGGCCTGTCGCAGAAAGTAGCTGAGAAGCTGGACGAGCTTTATGTAGCAG GCCTGGTGGCTCACAGCGACCTGGACGAGCGCGCCCTGGAGGCTCTGAAGGAGTTCAACGAAGACGGGGCGctgcaggttctggtccagttcaaGGAGAGCGACCTGTCCCACGTTCAG AATAAAAGTGCCTTCCTGTGCGGGGTGATGAAGACGTACCGGCAGCGGGAGAAGCAGGGCACCAAAGTGTCTCCGGCCTCCAAAGGTCCGGATGAGGCGCGGATCCGGGAGCTGCTGGACAGAACCAGCTACACACTGGACGTCACCACGGGCCAGAGGAAGTACGGCGGCCCACCGCCGGACGCCGTCTACGCCGGGCCGCAGCCCACAGTGGGAACCGAG ATCTTCGTGGGGAAGATTCCCCGCGATCTGTTCGAAGACGAGTTGGTTCCTCTCTTCGAGAAGGCCGGGCCCATCTGGGACCTGCGGCTGATGATGGACCCGCTCAGCAGCCTGAACCGCGGCTACGCCTTCGTCACTTTCTGCGCCAAAGACTCCGCCCAGGAGGCGGTGAAGCTG TGCAATAACTTTGAGATTCGGCCCGGCAAACACATCGGCGTCTGCATATCTGTGGCCAACAACAGGCTGTTTGTCGGCTCCATACCCAAAAGCAAAACCAAGGAGCAGATCGTGGAGGAGTTTTCTAAGGTCACAG AGGGTCTCAGTGATGTCATCCTCTACCACCAACCTGACGACAAGAAGAAGAACCGCGGTTTCTGCTTCCTGGAGTATGAAGACCACAAAACGGCGGCGCAGGCCCGGCGCCGGCTCATGAGCGGAAAGGTCAAGGTCTGGGGCAACCTGGTGACGGTGGAGTGGGCCGATCCCATCGAGGACCCCGACCCGGAAGTTATGGCCAAG GTGAAGGTCCTGTTTGTGAGGAACCTGGCCAACGGCGTCACAGAGGAGATCCTGGAGAAATCCTTCAGCCAATTTGGGAAGCTGGAGCGAGTGAAGAAGCTCAAAGATTACGCCTTCGTCCACTTCGAGGAGCGGGACGGAGCCGTGAAG GCGCTGGAGGAGCTGAACGGGACGGAGCTGGAGGGAGAGCCCATCGAAATAGTTTTTGCCAAACCGCCTGATCAGAAAAGGAAGGAGAGGAAAGCACAGAGACAAGCTGCCAAGTCCCAAAT GTATGATGATTATTACTACTACTCGCCGCAGCCCCACATGCCCCCCCCCTCCAGGGGGCGGGGCCGCGGCGGCCGGGGGGGCTACGGCTTCCCCCAGGACTACTACAGCTACGACGACTACTACGACTACTATGGCTACGACTACCACAACTACCGCGGCGGCTACGACGACCCCTACTACGGCTACGACGACTTCCAGGCCCCGGGCCGGGGGCGGGGCGGCGGCCGGGGCCTGAGGGGCGGAGCCTCGCCGGTCAGAAGTCGAGGCGGTGCCGGGGCGCCCCGAGGCCGGGCCGGCTTCTCGCAGCGCGGCGTCGGGCCCGGGCCGGGCCGCGGCGGGCGCGGACCAAGAGGAGGCGTGGTGGCGGCACGCGGGCGCGGCGGGGTACGTGGTGCGCGGGGCGGCCGCGGTGGAAATGTGGGAGGAAAGCGGAAAGCTGACGGCTACAGCCAGCCAGATTCCAAGCGCCGCCAGACCAATAATCAGAACTGGGGCTCCCAACCCATTGCTCAGCAGCCGCTCCACGGCGGGGACCATGCTG CAGGAAAAAGGGCCGGAGGTCGCCGCTGA
- the LOC122825573 gene encoding heterogeneous nuclear ribonucleoprotein Q isoform X4 — MMSADLATDHVNGNGTEEPMETMATVTRSEHFQALLDAGLSQKVAEKLDELYVAGLVAHSDLDERALEALKEFNEDGALQVLVQFKESDLSHVQNKSAFLCGVMKTYRQREKQGTKVSPASKGPDEARIRELLDRTSYTLDVTTGQRKYGGPPPDAVYAGPQPTVGTEIFVGKIPRDLFEDELVPLFEKAGPIWDLRLMMDPLSSLNRGYAFVTFCAKDSAQEAVKLCNNFEIRPGKHIGVCISVANNRLFVGSIPKSKTKEQIVEEFSKVTEGLSDVILYHQPDDKKKNRGFCFLEYEDHKTAAQARRRLMSGKVKVWGNLVTVEWADPIEDPDPEVMAKVKVLFVRNLANGVTEEILEKSFSQFGKLERVKKLKDYAFVHFEERDGAVKALEELNGTELEGEPIEIVFAKPPDQKRKERKAQRQAAKSQMYDDYYYYSPQPHMPPPSRGRGRGGRGGYGFPQDYYSYDDYYDYYGYDYHNYRGGYDDPYYGYDDFQAPGRGRGGGRGLRGGASPVRSRGGAGAPRGRAGFSQRGVGPGPGRGGRGPRGGVVAARGRGGVRGARGGRGGNVGGKRKADGYSQPDSKRRQTNNQNWGSQPIAQQPLHGGDHAGKRAGGRR, encoded by the exons ATTTCCAGGCTCTGCTGGACGCCGGCCTGTCGCAGAAAGTAGCTGAGAAGCTGGACGAGCTTTATGTAGCAG GCCTGGTGGCTCACAGCGACCTGGACGAGCGCGCCCTGGAGGCTCTGAAGGAGTTCAACGAAGACGGGGCGctgcaggttctggtccagttcaaGGAGAGCGACCTGTCCCACGTTCAG AATAAAAGTGCCTTCCTGTGCGGGGTGATGAAGACGTACCGGCAGCGGGAGAAGCAGGGCACCAAAGTGTCTCCGGCCTCCAAAGGTCCGGATGAGGCGCGGATCCGGGAGCTGCTGGACAGAACCAGCTACACACTGGACGTCACCACGGGCCAGAGGAAGTACGGCGGCCCACCGCCGGACGCCGTCTACGCCGGGCCGCAGCCCACAGTGGGAACCGAG ATCTTCGTGGGGAAGATTCCCCGCGATCTGTTCGAAGACGAGTTGGTTCCTCTCTTCGAGAAGGCCGGGCCCATCTGGGACCTGCGGCTGATGATGGACCCGCTCAGCAGCCTGAACCGCGGCTACGCCTTCGTCACTTTCTGCGCCAAAGACTCCGCCCAGGAGGCGGTGAAGCTG TGCAATAACTTTGAGATTCGGCCCGGCAAACACATCGGCGTCTGCATATCTGTGGCCAACAACAGGCTGTTTGTCGGCTCCATACCCAAAAGCAAAACCAAGGAGCAGATCGTGGAGGAGTTTTCTAAGGTCACAG AGGGTCTCAGTGATGTCATCCTCTACCACCAACCTGACGACAAGAAGAAGAACCGCGGTTTCTGCTTCCTGGAGTATGAAGACCACAAAACGGCGGCGCAGGCCCGGCGCCGGCTCATGAGCGGAAAGGTCAAGGTCTGGGGCAACCTGGTGACGGTGGAGTGGGCCGATCCCATCGAGGACCCCGACCCGGAAGTTATGGCCAAG GTGAAGGTCCTGTTTGTGAGGAACCTGGCCAACGGCGTCACAGAGGAGATCCTGGAGAAATCCTTCAGCCAATTTGGGAAGCTGGAGCGAGTGAAGAAGCTCAAAGATTACGCCTTCGTCCACTTCGAGGAGCGGGACGGAGCCGTGAAG GCGCTGGAGGAGCTGAACGGGACGGAGCTGGAGGGAGAGCCCATCGAAATAGTTTTTGCCAAACCGCCTGATCAGAAAAGGAAGGAGAGGAAAGCACAGAGACAAGCTGCCAAGTCCCAAAT GTATGATGATTATTACTACTACTCGCCGCAGCCCCACATGCCCCCCCCCTCCAGGGGGCGGGGCCGCGGCGGCCGGGGGGGCTACGGCTTCCCCCAGGACTACTACAGCTACGACGACTACTACGACTACTATGGCTACGACTACCACAACTACCGCGGCGGCTACGACGACCCCTACTACGGCTACGACGACTTCCAGGCCCCGGGCCGGGGGCGGGGCGGCGGCCGGGGCCTGAGGGGCGGAGCCTCGCCGGTCAGAAGTCGAGGCGGTGCCGGGGCGCCCCGAGGCCGGGCCGGCTTCTCGCAGCGCGGCGTCGGGCCCGGGCCGGGCCGCGGCGGGCGCGGACCAAGAGGAGGCGTGGTGGCGGCACGCGGGCGCGGCGGGGTACGTGGTGCGCGGGGCGGCCGCGGTGGAAATGTGGGAGGAAAGCGGAAAGCTGACGGCTACAGCCAGCCAGATTCCAAGCGCCGCCAGACCAATAATCAGAACTGGGGCTCCCAACCCATTGCTCAGCAGCCGCTCCACGGCGGGGACCATGCTG GAAAAAGGGCCGGAGGTCGCCGCTGA
- the LOC122825573 gene encoding heterogeneous nuclear ribonucleoprotein Q isoform X2, which produces MSADLATDHVNGNGTEEPMETMATVTRSEHFQALLDAGLSQKVAEKLDELYVAGLVAHSDLDERALEALKEFNEDGALQVLVQFKESDLSHVQNKSAFLCGVMKTYRQREKQGTKVSPASKGPDEARIRELLDRTSYTLDVTTGQRKYGGPPPDAVYAGPQPTVGTEIFVGKIPRDLFEDELVPLFEKAGPIWDLRLMMDPLSSLNRGYAFVTFCAKDSAQEAVKLCNNFEIRPGKHIGVCISVANNRLFVGSIPKSKTKEQIVEEFSKVTEGLSDVILYHQPDDKKKNRGFCFLEYEDHKTAAQARRRLMSGKVKVWGNLVTVEWADPIEDPDPEVMAKVKVLFVRNLANGVTEEILEKSFSQFGKLERVKKLKDYAFVHFEERDGAVKALEELNGTELEGEPIEIVFAKPPDQKRKERKAQRQAAKSQMYDDYYYYSPQPHMPPPSRGRGRGGRGGYGFPQDYYSYDDYYDYYGYDYHNYRGGYDDPYYGYDDFQAPGRGRGGGRGLRGGASPVRSRGGAGAPRGRAGFSQRGVGPGPGRGGRGPRGGVVAARGRGGVRGARGGRGGNVGGKRKADGYSQPDSKRRQTNNQNWGSQPIAQQPLHGGDHAGNYSGYKSDNQEFYQDSFGQQWK; this is translated from the exons ATTTCCAGGCTCTGCTGGACGCCGGCCTGTCGCAGAAAGTAGCTGAGAAGCTGGACGAGCTTTATGTAGCAG GCCTGGTGGCTCACAGCGACCTGGACGAGCGCGCCCTGGAGGCTCTGAAGGAGTTCAACGAAGACGGGGCGctgcaggttctggtccagttcaaGGAGAGCGACCTGTCCCACGTTCAG AATAAAAGTGCCTTCCTGTGCGGGGTGATGAAGACGTACCGGCAGCGGGAGAAGCAGGGCACCAAAGTGTCTCCGGCCTCCAAAGGTCCGGATGAGGCGCGGATCCGGGAGCTGCTGGACAGAACCAGCTACACACTGGACGTCACCACGGGCCAGAGGAAGTACGGCGGCCCACCGCCGGACGCCGTCTACGCCGGGCCGCAGCCCACAGTGGGAACCGAG ATCTTCGTGGGGAAGATTCCCCGCGATCTGTTCGAAGACGAGTTGGTTCCTCTCTTCGAGAAGGCCGGGCCCATCTGGGACCTGCGGCTGATGATGGACCCGCTCAGCAGCCTGAACCGCGGCTACGCCTTCGTCACTTTCTGCGCCAAAGACTCCGCCCAGGAGGCGGTGAAGCTG TGCAATAACTTTGAGATTCGGCCCGGCAAACACATCGGCGTCTGCATATCTGTGGCCAACAACAGGCTGTTTGTCGGCTCCATACCCAAAAGCAAAACCAAGGAGCAGATCGTGGAGGAGTTTTCTAAGGTCACAG AGGGTCTCAGTGATGTCATCCTCTACCACCAACCTGACGACAAGAAGAAGAACCGCGGTTTCTGCTTCCTGGAGTATGAAGACCACAAAACGGCGGCGCAGGCCCGGCGCCGGCTCATGAGCGGAAAGGTCAAGGTCTGGGGCAACCTGGTGACGGTGGAGTGGGCCGATCCCATCGAGGACCCCGACCCGGAAGTTATGGCCAAG GTGAAGGTCCTGTTTGTGAGGAACCTGGCCAACGGCGTCACAGAGGAGATCCTGGAGAAATCCTTCAGCCAATTTGGGAAGCTGGAGCGAGTGAAGAAGCTCAAAGATTACGCCTTCGTCCACTTCGAGGAGCGGGACGGAGCCGTGAAG GCGCTGGAGGAGCTGAACGGGACGGAGCTGGAGGGAGAGCCCATCGAAATAGTTTTTGCCAAACCGCCTGATCAGAAAAGGAAGGAGAGGAAAGCACAGAGACAAGCTGCCAAGTCCCAAAT GTATGATGATTATTACTACTACTCGCCGCAGCCCCACATGCCCCCCCCCTCCAGGGGGCGGGGCCGCGGCGGCCGGGGGGGCTACGGCTTCCCCCAGGACTACTACAGCTACGACGACTACTACGACTACTATGGCTACGACTACCACAACTACCGCGGCGGCTACGACGACCCCTACTACGGCTACGACGACTTCCAGGCCCCGGGCCGGGGGCGGGGCGGCGGCCGGGGCCTGAGGGGCGGAGCCTCGCCGGTCAGAAGTCGAGGCGGTGCCGGGGCGCCCCGAGGCCGGGCCGGCTTCTCGCAGCGCGGCGTCGGGCCCGGGCCGGGCCGCGGCGGGCGCGGACCAAGAGGAGGCGTGGTGGCGGCACGCGGGCGCGGCGGGGTACGTGGTGCGCGGGGCGGCCGCGGTGGAAATGTGGGAGGAAAGCGGAAAGCTGACGGCTACAGCCAGCCAGATTCCAAGCGCCGCCAGACCAATAATCAGAACTGGGGCTCCCAACCCATTGCTCAGCAGCCGCTCCACGGCGGGGACCATGCTGGTAACTATTCCGGGTACAAATCTGACAACCAGGAATTTTATCAGGATTCTTTTGGGCAGCAGTGGAAGTga